From a region of the Streptomyces tirandamycinicus genome:
- a CDS encoding MFS transporter: protein MTEDAPDAGGISGKRSLRPLAGVLAAMGVSLTGTRISAVALPWFVLVTTGSATQTGLVAFCEMAPYVVVKALAGPLVDRAGPRTVSWTADTASAVAAAVIPLLHALHLLSFPLLLALVAVIGAARGPGDLAKQVMVPEAAERGGVPLERVTGLSGVVERLASTLGPVAGGSLVALLGPLTGLALNAVCFAAGSVIVGLALPRRTGHLSGADSAPADGASPGYWRRFGEGLAFLRGDSLLLTVVVTVGITNLLDAAISTVLIPVWARESGHGPAAIGLTGGVMGAAAVAGSLIAAAAAHRLRRRTVVLTGFLLVGAPRFLVLASGAPLEVVLAVFAVSGFGGGFVNPVLGAALIERVPRRLLGRVNALGGSLSWAGIPLGGLLAGATVAAAGLVPVLLACGAAYFLTTNLAGLRPEWREMDGKGGRGARQPHGGKGASHGGEGASQGTEDASHASEDASRGTEDASHGSATAAT, encoded by the coding sequence ATGACCGAGGATGCCCCGGACGCCGGCGGCATATCCGGCAAGCGGTCCTTACGGCCGCTGGCCGGGGTACTGGCCGCCATGGGTGTGTCGCTGACCGGTACGCGGATCTCGGCCGTGGCGCTGCCCTGGTTCGTGCTCGTCACCACCGGCAGCGCCACCCAGACCGGGCTGGTCGCCTTCTGCGAGATGGCTCCCTATGTCGTGGTCAAGGCGCTCGCCGGGCCCCTGGTGGACCGTGCCGGCCCGCGAACCGTCTCCTGGACCGCGGACACGGCCAGTGCCGTCGCCGCCGCAGTGATCCCCCTCCTCCATGCCCTGCACCTGCTGTCCTTTCCGCTTCTGCTGGCCCTGGTCGCGGTGATCGGCGCGGCACGCGGCCCAGGCGATCTGGCCAAGCAGGTCATGGTGCCGGAAGCCGCCGAGCGCGGCGGAGTACCGCTGGAGCGGGTCACCGGTCTGTCCGGCGTGGTCGAGCGCCTCGCCTCCACCCTCGGTCCGGTGGCCGGCGGCTCCCTGGTGGCGCTGCTCGGCCCCCTGACCGGGCTTGCCCTCAACGCGGTCTGCTTCGCTGCCGGATCGGTCATCGTCGGGCTGGCGCTCCCGCGCCGTACCGGGCACCTGAGCGGGGCAGACTCGGCACCGGCCGACGGAGCGTCACCGGGCTACTGGCGGCGGTTCGGCGAAGGTCTCGCCTTCCTCCGCGGTGATTCCCTGCTGCTCACCGTCGTCGTCACGGTGGGGATCACCAATCTGCTGGACGCGGCGATCAGCACGGTGCTCATCCCCGTCTGGGCAAGGGAGTCCGGCCACGGGCCGGCCGCTATCGGCCTGACCGGTGGCGTGATGGGAGCCGCGGCGGTCGCCGGGAGTCTGATCGCCGCCGCAGCGGCCCACAGACTCCGGCGCAGGACGGTCGTCCTCACCGGATTCCTTCTCGTCGGGGCGCCGAGATTCCTGGTCCTCGCCTCGGGCGCCCCGCTGGAGGTGGTACTGGCGGTCTTCGCCGTGAGCGGCTTCGGTGGCGGCTTCGTCAACCCCGTGCTGGGAGCCGCTCTCATCGAGCGGGTACCGCGCCGACTGCTGGGCCGGGTCAACGCCCTCGGTGGCTCGCTGTCCTGGGCCGGTATCCCGCTCGGCGGACTGCTCGCCGGGGCGACGGTGGCCGCTGCCGGACTCGTGCCGGTGCTGCTCGCCTGCGGGGCGGCGTACTTCCTCACCACGAATCTGGCCGGACTTCGGCCGGAGTGGCGCGAGATGGACGGTAAGGGCGGGCGGGGCGCCCGGCAGCCGCATGGCGGGAAGGGTGCCTCGCATGGCGGGGAGGGCGCCTCTCAGGGCACGGAGGACGCCTCGCATGCCAGCGAGGATGCCTCGCGCGGCACGGAGGACGCCTCGCACGGCAGTGCGACCGCGGCGACATGA
- a CDS encoding dihydrofolate reductase family protein: MTHSAGDRRVTANLALSLDGRYHGPDGAGDFRAFAPYVTTEVARNHLTRIWEGATTALLGRVNAEGFLGYWPSVAADESADPRDRGYAKWLVETEKVVLSTTLAEAPWEHSRVVNAPAADVVAGLKSTGAGDILVNSSVSVIKALLSADLLDRLYLMVLPEIVGGGRRLFDDGLPSSAWRLAHQETGDLGEIALVYDRAR, translated from the coding sequence GTGACCCACTCAGCCGGCGACCGCAGGGTGACCGCAAACCTGGCTCTCAGCCTCGACGGGCGTTACCACGGCCCCGACGGGGCCGGCGATTTCCGCGCGTTCGCCCCGTACGTGACCACCGAGGTCGCGCGCAACCACCTCACCCGCATCTGGGAGGGCGCGACGACGGCGCTGCTCGGCCGGGTCAACGCCGAGGGATTCCTGGGGTACTGGCCGTCGGTCGCCGCGGACGAGAGCGCCGATCCGCGTGATCGTGGATATGCGAAGTGGCTGGTCGAGACGGAGAAGGTGGTCCTCTCGACCACCCTGGCCGAGGCACCGTGGGAACACAGCCGCGTGGTGAACGCTCCCGCTGCGGACGTCGTCGCCGGCCTCAAGTCCACCGGCGCGGGCGACATCCTCGTCAACAGCAGCGTCAGCGTCATCAAGGCGCTTCTCTCGGCGGACCTGCTGGACCGGCTGTATCTCATGGTCCTCCCCGAGATCGTCGGGGGCGGGCGGCGGCTGTTCGACGACGGCCTGCCGAGCTCGGCATGGAGGCTCGCCCATCAGGAGACCGGCGATCTGGGCGAGATCGCCCTGGTCTACGACCGAGCGCGCTGA
- the rox gene encoding rifampin monooxygenase: protein MIDVIVAGGGPTGLMLAGELRLHGVHVLVLERDAEPTRIVRSLGLHARSVEVMDQRGLLERFLALGTRYPAGGFFAGIAKPAPDRLDTAHPYTLGIPQTITDRLLAEHAAEMGAEIRRGRELVGLSQDEHGVTAGLADGTRLRSRYLVGCDGGRSTVRRLLGVGFPGEPSRVETLLGEVEVTAPPDVLHTVTAEVRKTHKRFGAMPLGDGVYRVVAPAEGVAEDRTVPPTLDELKRQLRKLAGTDFGVHSPRWLSRFGDATRLAERYRTGRVLLAGDAAHIHPPAGGQGLNLGIQDAFNLGWKLAAEVNGWAPEGLLDSYHTERHPVAAEVLDNTRAQMELMSVEPGPRAVRRLVSELMAFEEVNRYLMEKITAIGVRYDLGEGHELLGRRLRDVGLKRGRLYELMHGGRGLLLDQTGRLSVAGWADRVDRVADTSEELDAPAVLLRPDGHVAWAGDDQRELLDRLPRWFGAAAC from the coding sequence ATGATCGATGTGATCGTTGCCGGCGGCGGACCGACCGGCTTGATGCTGGCCGGCGAGCTGCGACTGCACGGCGTGCACGTGCTCGTGCTGGAGAGGGACGCGGAGCCGACCAGGATCGTGCGCTCGCTCGGCCTGCACGCGCGCAGCGTCGAGGTGATGGACCAGCGGGGTCTGCTGGAGCGGTTCCTCGCGCTCGGGACGCGGTACCCGGCCGGCGGCTTCTTCGCCGGCATCGCCAAGCCGGCGCCGGACCGGCTGGACACCGCGCATCCGTACACCCTCGGCATCCCGCAGACCATCACCGATCGCCTGCTCGCCGAGCACGCCGCCGAGATGGGCGCCGAGATCCGGCGCGGCCGCGAACTCGTCGGGCTGAGCCAGGACGAGCACGGGGTGACCGCCGGGCTCGCCGACGGCACGCGACTGCGCTCTCGCTACCTCGTCGGTTGTGACGGCGGCCGCAGCACGGTGCGCAGGCTGCTCGGCGTCGGCTTCCCCGGCGAGCCCTCCAGGGTCGAGACGCTGCTGGGCGAGGTGGAGGTGACCGCACCGCCGGACGTGCTGCACACCGTGACGGCCGAAGTGCGCAAGACCCACAAGCGGTTCGGCGCCATGCCCCTCGGGGACGGGGTGTACCGCGTCGTCGCGCCCGCCGAAGGGGTGGCCGAGGACCGCACGGTCCCGCCGACTCTGGACGAGCTGAAGCGGCAGCTGCGGAAGCTCGCCGGCACCGACTTCGGCGTGCACTCGCCCCGCTGGCTCTCCCGCTTCGGCGACGCCACCCGGCTGGCCGAGCGCTACCGGACCGGCCGGGTGCTGCTGGCCGGCGACGCGGCGCACATCCACCCGCCGGCCGGCGGGCAGGGGCTCAACCTCGGCATCCAGGACGCGTTCAACCTCGGCTGGAAGCTGGCCGCCGAGGTCAACGGCTGGGCGCCGGAGGGACTGCTGGACAGCTACCACACCGAACGGCACCCGGTGGCCGCCGAGGTACTGGACAACACCCGCGCGCAGATGGAGCTGATGTCCGTCGAGCCGGGACCCCGAGCAGTGCGCCGGCTGGTGTCGGAACTGATGGCCTTCGAGGAGGTGAACCGGTACCTGATGGAGAAGATCACTGCGATCGGCGTCCGCTACGACCTCGGCGAGGGGCATGAACTGCTCGGCCGACGGCTGCGGGACGTGGGGCTGAAGCGGGGCCGCCTCTACGAGCTGATGCACGGCGGCCGCGGGCTGCTGCTCGACCAGACCGGCCGGCTCTCGGTGGCGGGCTGGGCGGATCGAGTCGACCGCGTCGCCGACACCAGCGAGGAACTGGACGCGCCCGCGGTGTTGCTGCGGCCGGACGGCCATGTGGCGTGGGCCGGTGACGATCAGCGGGAGCTGCTCGACCGGCTTCCCCGGTGGTTCGGCGCCGCGGCCTGCTGA
- a CDS encoding right-handed parallel beta-helix repeat-containing protein: MTALAVVAALLLGTASAAPAHEEREVTFPDGTGSVPEYRSGPPDLLVCKTDAGDFQRRVARFPEALRAHNLRLHERCVRDGYRHLQQAVDAVDRPGMTIAVLPGRYEEEPSQPEPTGACARLKAPRAAQGYQVLSYAQQQQCPHNQNLVAILGKRDLQIEGTGAGPLDVVVDAGYRKLNAVRADGSDGVYFRNFTAQRTTFNALYVLAVDGFVIDRVLTRWNDEYGFLTFASDHGLYRDCESYGNGDSGIYPGSASDINDGRGYDVPRYSIEITGCRSHHNLLGYSGTAGDSVWAHDNEFDHNMAGASMDSVFPGHPGLPQNHARFERNLIHSNNQNYYRHVVDGTCAKPPAERGYEQGVVCPQTSVPPGTGVIVAGGNWNVFEGNWVYGHQRVGFHLNAVPAFIRGEESWSRQTDTSHHNRFHANKLGTDRDGAAAPNRADVWWDGQGEGNCWQDAASGSSPRALPVCGDEPGAVSGGSHRILGEPVKLAQLMVCSDYSVGARRLPAGCDWYGARGIERIEVQTALAVAAALALVGGLLWWRTLRGNRRAAIATALGAAGLVLDVAGETLSLSTTLVPALALLLLGIWWTVTGLALRAGSPAFGWTTVALGLLTLLDAFDQAVLMVPWTPLGPAWLRGLLGLVWVVWAVVAAARPVDASRAAAAGGPGEAGAVRPRAVS, translated from the coding sequence ATGACGGCCCTCGCCGTCGTGGCCGCGCTCCTGCTGGGCACCGCGTCGGCGGCGCCGGCCCACGAGGAGCGCGAGGTCACCTTCCCCGACGGCACCGGCAGCGTCCCCGAGTACCGCAGCGGCCCACCGGACCTGCTGGTCTGCAAGACCGACGCAGGCGACTTCCAGCGGCGTGTCGCCCGCTTCCCCGAGGCGCTGCGCGCACACAACCTCCGGCTCCACGAGCGCTGCGTCCGGGACGGCTACCGCCATCTCCAGCAGGCGGTGGACGCCGTGGACCGGCCGGGAATGACCATCGCCGTGCTGCCCGGGCGCTACGAGGAGGAACCCTCGCAGCCCGAGCCGACGGGGGCCTGCGCCCGCCTGAAGGCCCCCCGGGCCGCCCAGGGCTACCAGGTGCTGTCCTACGCGCAGCAGCAGCAGTGCCCGCACAACCAGAACCTGGTGGCGATCCTCGGAAAGCGGGACCTGCAGATCGAGGGCACCGGGGCCGGGCCGCTCGACGTGGTCGTGGACGCCGGGTACCGCAAGCTCAACGCCGTCCGCGCGGACGGCTCCGACGGCGTCTACTTCCGCAACTTCACCGCCCAGCGCACGACGTTCAACGCGCTCTACGTACTGGCCGTGGACGGCTTCGTCATCGACAGGGTGCTCACCCGCTGGAACGACGAGTACGGGTTCCTCACCTTCGCGAGCGACCACGGCCTGTACCGCGACTGCGAGTCGTACGGCAACGGCGACTCGGGCATCTATCCGGGCAGCGCCTCGGACATCAACGACGGCCGCGGGTACGACGTGCCGCGCTACTCCATCGAGATCACCGGCTGCCGCAGCCACCACAACCTGCTCGGCTACTCGGGCACCGCGGGCGACTCGGTCTGGGCCCACGACAACGAGTTCGACCACAACATGGCCGGCGCGTCCATGGACAGCGTCTTCCCCGGGCACCCCGGTCTGCCGCAGAACCACGCACGGTTCGAGCGCAACCTCATCCACAGCAACAACCAGAACTACTACCGGCACGTCGTGGACGGCACGTGCGCCAAGCCCCCCGCCGAGCGCGGCTACGAACAGGGCGTGGTCTGCCCCCAGACGTCCGTACCACCCGGCACGGGCGTCATCGTCGCCGGCGGCAACTGGAACGTCTTCGAGGGCAACTGGGTCTACGGGCACCAGCGCGTCGGTTTCCACCTCAACGCGGTTCCGGCCTTCATCCGCGGCGAGGAGTCCTGGTCCCGGCAGACCGACACCTCCCACCACAACCGCTTCCACGCCAACAAGCTCGGCACCGACCGGGACGGCGCGGCGGCCCCCAACCGCGCCGACGTCTGGTGGGACGGCCAGGGCGAGGGCAACTGCTGGCAGGACGCCGCGTCCGGCAGCAGCCCGCGCGCCCTGCCGGTGTGCGGTGACGAGCCGGGCGCGGTGTCCGGCGGGTCTCACCGGATCCTCGGCGAGCCGGTCAAACTCGCGCAGCTGATGGTCTGCTCCGACTACAGCGTCGGGGCGCGGCGGCTTCCCGCGGGCTGCGACTGGTACGGGGCACGCGGCATCGAGCGCATCGAAGTGCAGACCGCCCTCGCCGTCGCCGCCGCGCTCGCGCTGGTCGGCGGCCTGCTGTGGTGGCGCACACTGCGCGGGAACCGCCGGGCCGCCATCGCCACCGCGCTCGGTGCGGCCGGACTGGTCCTCGACGTCGCCGGCGAGACGCTCTCCCTCTCCACCACGCTGGTCCCGGCGCTCGCCCTGCTGCTCCTGGGGATCTGGTGGACCGTCACCGGCCTCGCCCTGCGCGCCGGCAGCCCCGCCTTCGGCTGGACGACGGTGGCGCTGGGCCTGCTGACCCTGCTGGACGCCTTCGACCAGGCGGTCCTCATGGTCCCGTGGACGCCGCTCGGCCCGGCCTGGCTGCGCGGGCTGCTGGGTCTGGTGTGGGTCGTGTGGGCCGTGGTGGCCGCGGCCCGGCCCGTGGACGCCTCCCGGGCCGCCGCGGCGGGCGGCCCGGGCGAAGCCGGTGCGGTGCGGCCCAGGGCGGTGTCATGA
- a CDS encoding MerR family transcriptional regulator, translating to MLIGEVSRRSGVSARMLRHYESLGLVRPSGRTGSGYREYSAEDIRRIFHIESLRSLGLSLQEIGRALDDQGFTPSALVDDLIRRTRDRIAAETELLTRLRRIHAAEPVGWEDVLQVVALLRALASQSAAERQRAALSSGDEVPVPVDALVEAVLGEPEPNVAGALRWALARSGGGTALLAEGLDSPVAAVRERAVRALAEMPGDEATAQLRGALANRDGTVRGHAALALGTRGVADAVPALIDMIVEGRNDTDAADALGALASDTATADRIATRLVDRLAHDVTGAPARGRLTQALADIPGATASRALVDLSHDGDRAVALTAAYLLRLRDAR from the coding sequence GTGCTGATCGGTGAGGTGTCGAGACGGTCCGGGGTCAGTGCCCGCATGCTCAGGCATTACGAATCGCTTGGCCTGGTGCGGCCGTCGGGGCGCACGGGCTCCGGCTACCGGGAGTACTCCGCGGAGGACATCCGGCGGATCTTCCACATCGAGAGCCTGCGGTCGCTGGGGCTGTCGCTGCAGGAGATCGGACGCGCGCTCGACGATCAGGGCTTCACGCCCTCGGCACTCGTCGACGACCTCATCCGTCGGACACGCGACCGCATCGCGGCCGAGACCGAGTTGCTCACCCGGCTGCGCCGGATCCATGCCGCGGAACCCGTTGGCTGGGAGGACGTCCTCCAGGTCGTCGCGCTCCTCCGGGCACTCGCGTCCCAGAGCGCCGCAGAGCGCCAGCGCGCGGCCCTCTCCTCGGGCGACGAGGTTCCGGTGCCGGTGGATGCCCTGGTCGAGGCTGTGCTGGGTGAGCCGGAGCCGAACGTCGCCGGAGCCCTCCGATGGGCGCTGGCGCGATCGGGCGGCGGCACGGCACTGCTCGCGGAGGGCCTCGACTCACCGGTGGCCGCGGTGCGGGAGCGTGCCGTTCGGGCCCTCGCCGAGATGCCCGGCGATGAGGCCACCGCACAGCTCCGCGGCGCCCTCGCGAACCGCGACGGCACGGTCCGCGGGCATGCGGCTCTGGCGCTCGGGACACGTGGAGTGGCCGATGCGGTGCCGGCGCTCATCGACATGATCGTGGAGGGGAGGAACGACACCGACGCGGCCGACGCACTCGGCGCGCTGGCGTCCGACACCGCGACGGCCGATCGGATCGCGACCAGGCTCGTCGACCGCCTCGCCCACGACGTCACCGGAGCGCCCGCACGCGGACGGTTGACCCAGGCGCTGGCGGACATCCCGGGGGCCACGGCGTCACGTGCCCTCGTGGATCTGTCGCATGACGGAGACCGTGCCGTCGCGCTGACGGCCGCGTACCTTCTCCGGCTACGCGACGCGCGGTGA
- a CDS encoding HEAT repeat domain-containing protein, with amino-acid sequence MTVARRDLDAMRALRALEDGRSSVRLRAALAVGTEPDPRFVDKLVERCAIEPEFFVRDMLTWALTRHPVSLTLPGLLREVRSERAQARSQALHTLSKIGDRRAWPAITWELLSDAEDDVARSAWRAAVVLVPGGEESALATMLTTQLGRGERETQLSLSQALVALGEVTAPALRAATTASDPRVRAHAIATQRLLRDPDAGFGLAIEEAKRVVALAGAPGTDDENRADR; translated from the coding sequence ATGACCGTGGCAAGGCGGGACTTGGATGCGATGCGAGCGCTCCGGGCACTGGAGGACGGCCGCTCGTCCGTGCGGTTGCGGGCCGCCCTGGCGGTCGGTACGGAGCCTGACCCGCGCTTCGTCGACAAGCTCGTCGAACGATGCGCGATCGAGCCGGAGTTCTTCGTCCGCGACATGCTGACCTGGGCGCTCACCCGCCACCCGGTGTCCCTGACACTCCCCGGGCTGCTGCGCGAGGTCCGCTCGGAGCGTGCGCAGGCACGGAGCCAGGCGCTGCACACGCTGTCCAAGATCGGGGACCGGCGGGCGTGGCCGGCGATCACATGGGAGCTGCTGTCCGACGCCGAGGACGACGTGGCGAGGAGCGCCTGGCGGGCCGCGGTCGTGCTCGTTCCCGGCGGCGAGGAGTCCGCCCTGGCCACGATGCTGACGACGCAGCTCGGGCGCGGTGAGCGGGAGACGCAGCTGAGTCTCAGCCAGGCGCTGGTCGCGCTCGGGGAAGTGACCGCACCGGCTCTGCGCGCTGCGACGACGGCCTCCGACCCGCGTGTGCGTGCGCACGCGATCGCCACGCAACGGCTGTTGCGCGACCCGGACGCCGGATTCGGGTTGGCGATCGAGGAGGCCAAGCGCGTCGTGGCCCTCGCCGGGGCCCCGGGGACGGACGATGAGAACCGTGCTGATCGGTGA
- a CDS encoding SRPBCC family protein: protein MTIDETAERVIPLPPEQVADYAVDWRNDPEWTQGIRESALTREADTGGFGVGAEVTRTAYFLGKRIDYVLRVAAYEPAGLLDMVSVAGPMAMHVTYTFAPHPRGTLARIRVRGDARGYYRLAAPVMARQVRSSLAKDLRDLERRLIERGGAAEA, encoded by the coding sequence ATGACGATCGACGAAACGGCGGAGCGGGTCATTCCGCTGCCACCCGAGCAGGTGGCGGACTACGCCGTGGACTGGCGCAACGACCCCGAATGGACCCAGGGAATCCGCGAGTCGGCCCTGACCCGGGAGGCGGACACGGGCGGGTTCGGCGTCGGCGCCGAGGTGACCCGCACCGCGTACTTCCTCGGCAAGCGCATCGACTACGTGCTGCGCGTCGCCGCGTACGAGCCCGCCGGGCTGCTGGACATGGTGTCTGTCGCCGGCCCGATGGCCATGCACGTCACCTACACCTTCGCCCCGCATCCGCGCGGCACGCTCGCCCGTATCCGCGTCCGGGGCGACGCCCGCGGCTACTACCGCCTCGCCGCGCCCGTCATGGCGCGACAGGTCCGGTCCTCCCTGGCCAAGGACCTGCGCGACCTCGAGCGCAGGCTGATCGAACGCGGAGGGGCCGCGGAGGCCTGA
- a CDS encoding TfoX/Sxy family protein, with product MAYDEGLAQRIREHLGAQDHITEKRMFGGLSFLCGGNMAVGVIGDELIVRVGPDGAAAALSRPGARVFDFTGRPMHGWVAVAASALAEDAALHGWLDQGHGYALGLPPK from the coding sequence GTGGCATACGACGAAGGGCTCGCCCAGCGCATCCGCGAGCACCTCGGCGCACAGGACCACATCACCGAGAAGCGCATGTTCGGCGGCCTGTCGTTCCTGTGCGGGGGCAACATGGCGGTCGGCGTCATCGGGGACGAGCTGATCGTCCGCGTCGGTCCGGACGGCGCCGCCGCCGCGCTGTCCCGGCCCGGCGCACGCGTCTTCGACTTCACCGGGCGCCCCATGCACGGCTGGGTCGCGGTCGCCGCGTCCGCGCTCGCGGAGGACGCCGCCCTGCACGGCTGGCTCGACCAGGGCCACGGCTACGCGCTCGGCCTGCCGCCCAAGTAG
- a CDS encoding SRPBCC family protein, giving the protein MSEITFQVDIAADRTRVHEALNSHDGLTGWWTTAVNREDEILFFDFPEAPEPFRLRRDRADRDEVRWTSVGAFPPHWSGTVIAWRLSDAPAADGTRVLFRHTGWPDEDPDLPPAAYTWGMLMTRLKQYAETGTPQPLFTL; this is encoded by the coding sequence ATGTCCGAGATCACCTTCCAGGTCGACATCGCTGCCGACCGCACCAGGGTCCATGAGGCCCTCAACTCGCACGACGGCCTCACCGGCTGGTGGACCACCGCCGTGAACCGCGAGGACGAGATCCTCTTCTTCGACTTCCCCGAGGCCCCCGAGCCCTTCCGGCTCCGCCGCGACCGCGCGGACCGGGACGAGGTCCGCTGGACGTCCGTCGGCGCCTTCCCGCCGCACTGGTCCGGCACCGTCATCGCCTGGCGGCTCTCCGACGCCCCCGCGGCGGACGGCACCCGCGTGCTCTTCCGGCACACCGGGTGGCCCGACGAGGACCCCGACCTCCCGCCTGCGGCGTACACCTGGGGCATGCTCATGACCCGGCTCAAGCAGTACGCCGAGACCGGCACCCCGCAGCCGCTGTTCACCCTGTGA
- a CDS encoding SRPBCC family protein has product MADIALQIRVDADPDTTYRAISTPDGVAGWFTTGAEVGEGAGALHRLSFPGSTPATWDFRVETADPGKRLTQTVVAGPPQWIGTEIVYALEAHPEGGTVVRFDHTGFAAVDDMFREVTMGWAGMFTRLKEYVETGTPVPYFTV; this is encoded by the coding sequence ATGGCCGACATCGCGCTTCAGATCCGGGTGGACGCCGACCCGGACACCACCTACCGGGCGATCTCCACCCCCGACGGCGTCGCCGGCTGGTTCACCACCGGTGCGGAGGTCGGAGAGGGCGCGGGCGCCCTGCACCGGCTGTCCTTCCCCGGCAGCACCCCGGCGACCTGGGACTTCCGCGTCGAGACCGCGGATCCCGGCAAGCGCCTGACGCAGACCGTGGTCGCGGGCCCGCCGCAGTGGATCGGCACGGAGATCGTCTACGCCCTGGAGGCGCACCCGGAGGGCGGCACGGTCGTACGGTTCGACCACACCGGCTTCGCCGCGGTCGACGACATGTTCCGCGAGGTCACCATGGGCTGGGCCGGCATGTTCACCCGCCTGAAGGAGTACGTGGAGACCGGAACGCCGGTGCCGTACTTCACCGTCTGA
- a CDS encoding ArsR/SmtB family transcription factor, whose product MDAVRAVAEPRRREILRLVWDEELSAGEIADRFDVTFGAVSQHLKVLRDAGLVTLRRDGKRRFYRADREGMGPLADYLASMWAARLDALAELAEAAEAAEAAERDEKSEGTTQ is encoded by the coding sequence ATGGATGCGGTACGGGCGGTCGCCGAGCCCAGACGGCGCGAGATACTGCGCCTCGTCTGGGACGAGGAACTGTCGGCCGGTGAGATCGCCGACCGGTTCGACGTCACGTTCGGCGCGGTCTCCCAGCACCTCAAAGTGCTCAGGGACGCGGGTCTGGTTACGCTGCGACGGGACGGCAAGAGGCGCTTCTACCGCGCGGACCGCGAGGGCATGGGCCCGCTGGCCGACTATCTGGCGTCGATGTGGGCCGCCCGGCTCGACGCACTCGCCGAACTGGCGGAAGCGGCCGAAGCGGCGGAAGCGGCGGAGCGAGACGAGAAGTCCGAAGGGACGACCCAGTGA
- a CDS encoding SRPBCC family protein, producing MSTGAVTVERRIAARPETVFSFFTDRDKWLSWMGKDGEFSFEPDGPYRTNVTGGNVAEGRFVVVDPPKRLVFTWGWAQGSGMPVPPGSTTVEITLEPVAEGTRLRLVHSGLPTPEACAAHEEGWTHYVQRLAVRAEGGDPGPDSWA from the coding sequence GTGAGCACAGGCGCAGTCACCGTGGAGCGGCGCATCGCGGCCCGCCCGGAGACGGTGTTCTCCTTCTTCACCGACCGGGACAAGTGGCTGTCCTGGATGGGCAAGGACGGCGAGTTCTCCTTCGAACCCGACGGGCCCTACCGGACGAACGTCACGGGCGGAAACGTCGCCGAGGGCCGCTTCGTCGTGGTCGACCCGCCCAAGCGCCTGGTCTTCACCTGGGGCTGGGCCCAGGGCAGCGGTATGCCCGTGCCGCCCGGTTCCACCACCGTGGAGATCACACTCGAGCCCGTCGCCGAGGGCACACGGCTGCGCCTGGTGCACAGCGGACTGCCCACTCCCGAGGCGTGCGCCGCCCACGAGGAGGGCTGGACGCACTACGTCCAGCGCCTGGCCGTACGAGCGGAGGGCGGCGACCCCGGCCCCGACTCGTGGGCGTGA
- a CDS encoding DUF427 domain-containing protein, translating to MLRAIWNGTVIAEAERTVVVEGNHYFPPEALRRAYFTESRSRSLCFWKGLARYYDVTVDGRTMPDAAWYYPRPSPFARRIKGHVAFGWGVRVEGEPGPAA from the coding sequence ATGCTGCGTGCCATCTGGAACGGCACCGTCATCGCGGAAGCGGAGCGCACGGTGGTCGTCGAGGGCAACCACTACTTCCCGCCCGAGGCGCTGCGCCGCGCGTACTTCACCGAGAGCCGTTCCCGGTCTCTGTGCTTCTGGAAGGGGCTCGCCCGGTACTACGACGTCACCGTCGACGGGCGGACCATGCCGGACGCGGCCTGGTACTACCCCCGCCCCAGCCCCTTCGCCCGCCGGATCAAAGGTCATGTCGCGTTCGGGTGGGGCGTGCGGGTCGAGGGCGAGCCCGGCCCTGCGGCGTGA
- a CDS encoding MauE/DoxX family redox-associated membrane protein — MVLRLVLGALFVAMAAGQLASLRQMPGILAEYGLVAGPAAAVLAVALIVGELVCGVWFLARPRSRALAPVLVFTGVAVVWALLAVQAFARGLTVANCGCFGIYLVQRLSWFVLVQDALLLLYAGVLLRTALGTAPATAAPPAAASGGGAGTGAGSGAGTPDRQDPSE; from the coding sequence ATGGTGTTGCGGCTCGTGCTGGGCGCGCTGTTCGTCGCGATGGCGGCCGGGCAGCTCGCTTCCCTTCGGCAGATGCCCGGAATCCTGGCCGAGTACGGACTGGTCGCCGGTCCGGCGGCGGCCGTGCTCGCCGTGGCACTGATCGTGGGCGAGCTGGTGTGCGGTGTGTGGTTCCTGGCTCGCCCGCGGTCCCGCGCGCTCGCACCGGTGCTGGTGTTCACCGGCGTCGCGGTGGTGTGGGCTCTGCTGGCCGTCCAGGCGTTCGCCCGCGGACTCACGGTGGCGAACTGCGGCTGCTTCGGCATCTACCTCGTCCAGCGCCTGAGCTGGTTCGTCCTCGTCCAGGACGCGCTGCTGCTGCTCTACGCCGGTGTGCTGCTCCGCACGGCCCTCGGGACCGCGCCCGCGACCGCCGCACCGCCCGCGGCGGCCTCCGGCGGCGGGGCCGGAACCGGAGCCGGATCCGGGGCCGGGACGCCCGACCGACAAGACCCTTCCGAGTGA